In Roseinatronobacter monicus, a genomic segment contains:
- a CDS encoding H-NS family nucleoid-associated regulatory protein, translating into MADFDLEALSLTELRKLHKDIAKAITTYEDRQKTEVRAKVEAFAKDLGYSLAELMGEEATPKRAPAPAKYRHPENPALTWSGRGRKPLWFVEALSSGKAAEDMAIG; encoded by the coding sequence ATGGCTGATTTCGATCTCGAGGCGCTGTCGCTCACGGAACTGCGCAAATTGCATAAGGACATCGCCAAGGCGATCACCACCTACGAGGACCGGCAAAAGACAGAAGTCCGCGCCAAGGTGGAAGCCTTCGCCAAAGACCTGGGCTATTCGCTGGCCGAACTCATGGGCGAGGAAGCAACACCCAAGCGCGCGCCCGCCCCGGCGAAATACCGCCACCCTGAGAACCCGGCGCTCACCTGGTCCGGCCGGGGGCGCAAACCGCTGTGGTTTGTGGAGGCGTTGTCATCGGGCAAAGCCGCAGAGGACATGGCCATCGGCTGA
- a CDS encoding single-stranded DNA-binding protein, producing the protein MQNIVILAGNIGQKPETRTTQGGTNITNFSLATSRPRLSEGRVLRDENGYRVMDTEWHRITCFNGLGKTVAEHCEKGMKLLVHGRIHYTKWTDAAGNDRYGCEIIAEKVDFLSRPKSAESENPELVDRDDEIPF; encoded by the coding sequence ATGCAAAACATCGTCATCCTCGCTGGCAACATTGGCCAAAAACCCGAAACCCGCACCACCCAAGGTGGCACCAACATCACCAACTTCAGCCTCGCCACCTCGCGCCCCCGCCTCTCGGAAGGTCGCGTGTTGCGCGACGAGAACGGCTACCGGGTCATGGACACGGAATGGCACCGCATCACCTGCTTCAATGGCCTCGGCAAGACGGTCGCGGAGCATTGCGAAAAGGGCATGAAGCTCCTGGTCCATGGCCGCATCCACTACACGAAATGGACCGACGCTGCAGGCAACGACCGCTACGGCTGCGAAATCATCGCCGAGAAGGTCGATTTCCTCAGCCGCCCGAAATCGGCCGAGAGTGAAAACCCCGAGTTGGTCGACCGCGACGACGAGATCCCGTTCTGA